Proteins found in one Neomonachus schauinslandi chromosome 1, ASM220157v2, whole genome shotgun sequence genomic segment:
- the SLC2A2 gene encoding solute carrier family 2, facilitated glucose transporter member 2, producing MTEDKITGTLVFTVFTAALGSFQFGYDIGVINAPQEVIISHYEYILGIPLNDRKAINNYTINSTKELPTVPYLGDSIPTPLVEEETTASTSLVTMLWSLSVSSFAVGGMIASFFGGWLGDRLGRIKAMLVANILSLVGALLMGFSKLGPSHILIISGRSISGLYCGLISGLVPMYLGEIAPTTLRGALGTLHQLAIVTGILISQIVGLNFILGNHEQWHILLGLSAVRAIIQSLLLFFCPESPRYLYIKLDEEVKAKKSLKRLRGGIDVTKDINEMRKEKEEASSEQKVSIIQLFTNSSYRQPILVALMLHVAQQFSGINGIFYYSTSIFQTAGISQPVYATIGVGAINMVFTALSVFLVEKAGRRSLFLIGMSGMFVCAIFMSVGLILLDKLAWMSYVSMVAIFLFVSFFEIGPGPIPWFMVAEFFSQGPRPAALAIAAFSNWTCNFIVALCFQYIAKFCGPYVFFLFAGVVLAFTLFTFFKVPETKGKSFEEIAAEFRKKSSSAQAPKAAVEMEFLGATETV from the exons gTAATAATATCCCATTATGAATACATTTTGGGTATTCCACTGAATGACCGAAAAGCTATCAACAACTATACTATCAACAGTACAAAGGAACTGCCCACAGTCCCATACCTAGGGGATTCAATACCAACACCTTTGGTGGAGGAAGAAACTACAGCATCTACTAGCCTCGTCACCATGCTCTGGTCCTTGTCTGTGTCTAGCTTTGCAGTTGGTGGAATGATTGCATCATTCTTTGGCGGGTGGCTAGGGGATCGGCTTGGAAG aatcaaAGCCATGTTGGTAGCAAACATTCTCTCATTAGTTGGAGCTCTCTTGATGGGGTTTTCAAAACTGGGACCATCTCACATTCTTATAATTTCAGGAAGAAGCATATCAGGACTCTACTGTG GACTAATTTCAGGCTTGGTTCCAATGTACCTTGGTGAAATTGCTCCAACCACACTCAGGGGTGCTCTTGGCACACTTCACCAGCTGGCCATTGTCACGGGCATTCTTATTAGTCAG ATTGTTGGCCTCAACTTTATCCTGGGCAATCATGAGCAGTGGCATATCCTGCTTGGTTTGTCTGCTGTGCGAGCCATCATCCAGTCTCTGCTGCTCTTCTTCTGTCCAGAAAGCCCCAGGTACCTTTACATCAAGTTGGATGAAGAAGTCAAAGCAAAGAAAA GCCTGAAAAGACTCAGAGGAGGTATTGATGTCACCAAAGACATCAAtgagatgagaaaggaaaaagaagaagcatCCAGTGAACAGAAAGTCTCCATAATTCAGCTCTTCACCAACTCCAGCTACCGACAGCCTATTCTAGTCGCACTGATGCTGCATGTGGCTCAGCAATTTTCTGGAATCAATGGG ATCTTTTACTACTCAACTAGCATTTTTCAGACAGCTGGAATCAGCCAACCTGTTTATGCAACCATTGGAGTTGGTGCCATCAACATGGTTTTCACTGCTCTCTCT GTATTCCTTGTGGAAAAGGCAGGGCGACGCTCTCTGTTTCTAATAGGAATGAGTGGGATGTTTGTCTGTGCCATCTTCATGTCTGTGGGACTTATATTACTG gaTAAACTGGCGTGGATGAGTTATGTAAGCATGGTAGCCATCTTCCTCTTTGTCAGTTTCTTCGAGATTGGGCCTGGCCCTATCCCCTGGTTCATGGTGGCAGAGTTCTTCAGTCAAGGACCCCGGCCTGCTGCTTTAGCAATAGCTGCATTTAGCAACTGGACCTGCAATTTCATTGTAGCTCTGTGTTTCCAGTACATTGCG AAGTTCTGTGGACCTTAtgtgtttttcctctttgctggAGTGGTCCTGGCCTTTACTctgtttacatttttcaaagtccCAGAAACCAAAGGAAAGTCCTTTGAGGAAATCGCAGCAGAATTCCGAAAGAAGAGTAGCTCGGCCCAAGCGCCAAAAGCTGCTGTGGAAATGGAATTCCTTGGAGCTACAGAGACTGTGTAA